The Aphis gossypii isolate Hap1 chromosome 3, ASM2018417v2, whole genome shotgun sequence genome includes a region encoding these proteins:
- the LOC114125574 gene encoding ethanolaminephosphotransferase 1, with protein MVFDNLYLNKDHLNGFDNYKYNAIDTNPLGTYIMHPFWNALIKVTPRWIAPNLLTFVGFLFTVGASLLLAYYDYGFYVSGINYQGDPIPRWVFGVVSLFIFISYSLDGLDGKQARRTGTSGPLGELFDHGLDSWTTVFIPTALYSIFGRDDPNTIQPIRMYYICIMVFINFYLAHWEKYNTGVLYLPWSYDFSMVGLVFFFGLTAFFGPEKWKMSLIGNYSFGHVTEITFYFTTFITNIPVSIYNIYVSYRDKTGKNLSILEGSRPLIPLTVFVSLCLIWVKISPTNVLERDPRIFFMMSGAIFSNICCRLIVAQMSKTRCEAHNNLLSFMVVAILFSVFLPPIELICMYIMALISILTHIYYGGCVVKQMADHFNIMCFKIPYKKH; from the exons ATGGTGTTTGATAACTTATATCTTAATAAGGACCATCTCAATGGGTTTGACAATTACAAA taTAATGCCATCGATACAAATCCAttgggtacctatattatgcatCCATTTTGGAACGCATTAATTAAA gtTACTCCAAGATGGATTGCACCTAATTTGCTAACTTTTGTTGGTTTTCTTTTTACTGTTGGAGCTTCACTTCTTCTTGCTTATTATGACTATGGTTTCTATGTATCTGGAATAAACTACCAAGGTGATCCAATACCAAGATGGGTTTTTGGTgttgtatcattatttattttcatatcataTTCTCTtg atggCCTTGATGGTAAACAAGCTAGACGTACAGGCACAAGTGGTCCACTTGGTGAACTGTTTGACCATGGTCTGGATTCCTGGACAACTGTTTTTATCCCAACTGcactttattcaatatttgggCGCGATGACCCAAATACTATTCAACCAATACGGATgtattatatctgtataatggttttcattaatttttatctggcTCATTGGGAAAAGTATAACACTGGAGTATTATATTTGCCATGgagttatgatttttcaatggTT ggATTAGTATTCTTCTTTGGTCTTACTGCTTTTTTTGGTCCTGAAAAATGGAAAATGTCTTTGATTGGAAATTATTCCTTTGGACATGTCAcagaaataacattttattttaccacaTTCATTACTAATATTCcagtttcaatttataatatttatgt AAGTTACAGAGACAAAACaggtaaaaatttaagtattttagaaGGTAGTCGACCATTAATTCCTTTGACTGTCTTTGTATCTTTATGCTTGATATGGGTAAAAATATCTCCTACAAATGTTCTTGAAAGGGATccaagaatatttttcatgatgAGTGGagcaatattttcaaatatttgt TGTCGTTTAATTGTGGCTCAAATGAGCAAAACTCGCTGTGAAGCACACAACAATTTGTTGTCTTTTATGGTTGTAGCTATACTTTTTAGTGTGTTCTTACCTCCCATTGAATTAATCTGCATGTATATTATGGCATTAATAAGCATTTtaacacacatatattatggAGGCTGTGTA gtGAAACAAATGGCTGATCATTTTAACATCATGTGTTTCAAAATACCATACaagaaacattaa
- the LOC114125399 gene encoding probable aminopeptidase NPEPL1: MASTTVKFSATLSKTDPISVPVLIVGQEKHLSSLPYSAVKCKLEPRVNEQTFKSALSVLNPCPTDTCPLFLNTATLAAISNNHSRHNSSAQPHMLTKLINMNSAGYNECIVIVCERKDMFASGCAAARAFYDYCRKTKIYVGKLKEQKKSTVTVTVEFLIIPDSNGDNKVEKEEIATLERIANAIKMTARIVDTPCNDMNVNHFLDEIKHVGADLNINPTIISGEELKKKGLGGIYGVGKASSIGPALAVLSYTPHGATETIAWVGKGIVYDTGGLSIKGKTAMPGMKRDCAGAAAILGAFHAIVKSSFKQNLHAVFCLAENSVGPDSTRPDDIHTLYSGRTVEINNTDAEGRLVLSDGVVYASRDLNAKVILDMATLTGAQAISTGKYHAAVMSNSEQWEKNVVSAGLISGDLTFPIVYCPELHFCEFSSSVADMKNSVADRSNATSSCAGLFIAAHLGFDTTNQWIHVDIAGPSHYGERATGYGVALLTALFAKYTNDLLLQNVSKHIE; encoded by the exons ATGGCTAGCACCACTGTAAAGTTTTCAGCCACTTTAAGTAAAACCGATCCGATCAGTGTACCAGTGCTGATCGTAGGTCAAGAAAAACATTTGTCTAGTTTACCTTATTCTGCTGTCAAATGTAAGCTAGAACCACGGGTTAATGAACAG acTTTCAAATCTGCTTTGTCTGTATTAAATCCTTGTCCAACAGACACTTGTCCACTTTTTCTCAACACTGCCACTTTAGCAGCCATTTCCAACAATCATAGTCGTCATAATTCATCAGCACAACCCCATATGCTTACAAAACTGATCAATATGAATTCAGCTGGGTACAATGAATGCATTGTG atTGTTTGCGAGCGAAAAGACATGTTTGCCTCAGGTTGTGCTGCAGCTCGAGCGTTCTACGACTACTGccgtaaaactaaaatatatgttggCAAACTAAAAGAACAGAAGAAATCTACTGTAACGGTTACAGtagagtttttaataattcccGACAGCAATGGTGATAACAAGGTGGAAAAAGAAGAAATTGCAACTTTGGAAAGAATAGCGAATGCTATTAAAATGACTGCACGTATTGTTGATACTCCGTGTAATGATATGAATGTCAATCATTTCTTAGAT GAAATAAAACATGTAGGAGCTGACTTGAATATTAATCCTACAATAATTAGCGGCGAAGAGTTGAAGAAAAAAGGTCTAGGAGGAATATATGGTGTGGGTAAAGCATCTTCTATAGGTCCAGCTCTTGCTGTATTATCTTACACCCCACACGGAGCCACAGAAACAATTGCTTGGGTTGGCAAAGGCATTGTTTATGATACTGGTGGTCTTAGCATCAAaggaaaa acAGCTATGCCTGGCATGAAAAGAGATTGTGCTGGAGCAGCTGCTATTTTAGGAGCGTTCCATGCTATAGTGAAGTCTAGTTTCAAACAAAATCTTCATGCTGTTTTTTGTTTGGCAGAAAATTCAGTTGGACCAGATTCAACTCGACCTGATGACATACATACACTTTATTCAGGAAG aaCTGTTGAAATCAATAATACTGATGCTGAAGGACGTCTAGTTTTATCAGATGGTGTAGTGTATGCATCTAGAGATCTTAATGCCAAAGTTATATTAGACATGGCTACACTAACTGGAGCACAG gCAATTAGCACAGGGAAGTATCACGCTGCAGTAATGTCTAACTCAGAACAATGGGAAAAAAATGTAGTGTCTGCTGGCTTAATATCTGGCGATTTAACATTTCCAATTGTTTACTGTCCAGAACTTCATTTTTGTGAATTTTCATCATCTGTAGCTGATATGAAAAATTCTGTCGCT gaTCGATCAAATGCTACTTCGTCGTGTGCTGGACTGTTTATAGCTGCTCATCTTGGCTTTGATACGACTAATCAATGGATTCATGTGGACATTGCAGGGCCTTCTCAttac GGTGAACGAGCAACTGGTTATGGAGTAGCGCTTTTGACAGCACTTTTTGCCAAGTATACAAATGATCTTCTATTGCAAAACGTTTCCAaacatattgaataa
- the LOC114125417 gene encoding programmed cell death protein 6, whose amino-acid sequence MANFSSPMPSREFLWDVFQRVDKDRSGFISSDELQMALSNGTWTPFNPETVRLMIGMFDKHNRGTVSFDDFGALWKYVTDWQSCFRSFDRDGSGNINVSELKDALSSFGYRLGEQIVSVMLKRFDRFGRGTILFDDFIQCCVVLHTLTAAFRQFDTDQDGYITIHYEQFLNMVFGLKI is encoded by the exons ATGGCGAATTTTTCGTCACCGATGCCGTCCAGAGAGTTCTTATGGGACGTGTTTCAAAG GGTTGACAAAGACAGAAGTGGGTTCATCTCGTCTGATGAATTGCAAATGGCGCTTTCGAATGGTACTTGGACACCCTTCAATCCAGAAACTGTACGTCTTATGATAGGCATGTTTGATAAGCACAATCGAGGTACCGTATCTTTTGATGACTTTGGTGCTTTGTGGAAGTATGTGACTGATTGGCAATCATGTTTTCGATCATTCGACCGTGATGGTTCTGGAAATATAAACGTATCCGAACTCAAAGACGCTCTGTCGTCATTTGGCTATCGGCTCGGTGAACAAATTGTTTCAGTTATGCTCAAGAGATTTGACCGCTTTGGTCGTGGCACTATACTTTTTGATGATTTCATTCAATGCTGTGTTGTAttacat acactAACTGCTGCATTCCGTCAATTTGATACTGATCAGGATGGATATATTACTATTcattatgaacaatttttaaacatggtatttggtttaaaaatttaa